One window from the genome of Candidatus Neomarinimicrobiota bacterium encodes:
- a CDS encoding TraR/DksA C4-type zinc finger protein, with protein MNKKDKTYFRKIILEKRDALLEELGLLKETAVEESSRESSGNPSNYSYHMADLGTDSQEREKAYLFLTRENKYLGYLNEALERLERGEYGVCNMCGEPIPKKRLEAVPHASMCVPCKTDVKENGSK; from the coding sequence ATGAATAAAAAAGACAAAACATATTTTAGGAAGATCATACTCGAAAAGCGCGACGCGCTGTTGGAAGAATTGGGATTATTGAAAGAGACAGCGGTAGAGGAATCGTCCCGTGAATCTTCCGGGAATCCCTCTAATTATTCATACCATATGGCTGATTTAGGGACCGATTCGCAAGAAAGGGAGAAAGCCTATCTTTTTCTCACGAGAGAGAACAAGTATCTTGGTTACTTGAACGAGGCATTGGAAAGACTTGAAAGAGGAGAATACGGTGTTTGCAACATGTGCGGCGAACCTATCCCAAAGAAGAGATTAGAAGCTGTACCCCACGCATCGATGTGCGTACCCTGCAAAACCGACGTCAAAGAAAACGGCTCCAAATAA